One Eublepharis macularius isolate TG4126 chromosome 6, MPM_Emac_v1.0, whole genome shotgun sequence DNA segment encodes these proteins:
- the POLR2D gene encoding DNA-directed RNA polymerase II subunit RPB4: protein MAAGGTDSRAVDVEEDASQLVFPKEFESAETLLNSEVHMLLEHRKQQNESVEDEQELSEVFMKTLNYTARFSSFKNRETIASVRSLLLQKKLHKFELACLANLCPETAEEAKALIPSLEGRFEDEELQQILDDIQTKRSFQY from the exons ATGGCGGCGGGAGGGACGGACTCGCGCGCCGTGGATGTGGAGGAGGATGCCTCTCAGCTCGTCTTTCCGAAGG AATTTGAGAGTGCTGAGACCCTTTTGAATTCAGAAGTACACATGCTTCTCGAGCATCGGAAACAACAGAATGAGAGTGTAGAAGATGAACAGGAGCTCTCAGAAGTCttcatgaaaacactgaactataCTGCTCGCTTCAGTAGCTTCAAAAACCGGGAGACTATTGCTAGTGTTCGCAG TTTATTACTCCAGAAAAAGCTTCATAAATTTGAACTGGCATGTTTAGCTAATCTGTGTCCTGAGACAGCTGAGGAAGCCAAAGCTTTAATTCCAAG CCTAGAGGGTCGGTTTGAAGATGAAGAGTTGCAGCAGATTCTTGATGACATTCAGACCAAAAGAAGCTTTCAGTATTAG